The Syngnathus typhle isolate RoL2023-S1 ecotype Sweden linkage group LG6, RoL_Styp_1.0, whole genome shotgun sequence genome has a window encoding:
- the LOC133155040 gene encoding uncharacterized protein LOC133155040 isoform X1, whose protein sequence is MPLEQCLAKVRDGCKPWEAFIWIFVIFGFTVVGTVCYMRIGPVFIKHTAPDSSPGVSTVPDLPVVSAVSDSPDVFTISDYEFYKLCSTDNDPRHSRDSSVGSRYCPWDDVASRRHRREVSSIRPTFKHCTPALVHDGISCVPWRIANAYLHSLAFTVAPNTASTITVPLKSLKGTRQGWLTTGDKWPGYWWYLTVNPDISDWSAFITSQVPGYWPPGSSEEAVFFAKRITLKNQGSSLLLTVTLPDDTVRPPHATLLNTSCWGFQLWAWSSGKDPQFPIVLCVNKTMRGADSPVLSDFSKTSGAVITSVALTDVDSHFVASTGMSGQTNNWLLMAEQAANVTNTSCVVCMGPRPLLRIIPASVAPECAIFVMSTPSIPSAHPCSSWDKVYPVSSLAKSKPLFSTDVAKGNFTCIKLPGTGASLGVLSAPLCTSLFYGAAFFSPIARSDIWFWCNTDKLYDSLPFNSSGTCALVTLLLPVLLMPASTHELDVFIDSFVPRPWSRAKRSAEWQGAADPTYIDAIGVPRGVPDEYKLVNQIAAGFESSICWWCTLNKNVDRINYIHYNVQRLGNWTEAGFRAVHSQLAATSLMAFQNRMALDMLLAKEGGVCAMFGEQCCTFIPNNTAAGGSLSLALEGLRTLNGKMKDHSGVNTEVWNSWLNVFGKYRTLVSSVLVSLAVFSAVLTLCGCCCIPCLRSLINKLITTAISPPADAFPLLPEDDFELPRPPSCHLRIDSIDEAPAVDLSDLFPESDVV, encoded by the coding sequence atgccgttggaacaatgtcttgcgaaggtgcgggatggttgcaaaccttgggaagcattcatttggatttttgtcatttttggtttCACTGTAGTTGGGACAGTGTGCTATATGCGCATCGGCCCTGTTTTTATAAAACACACGGCTCCAGACAGTTCACCTGGAGTTTCCACTGTTCCTGATTTACCTGTAGTTTCCGCTGTTTCTGATTCACCTGATGTTTTTACTATTTctgattatgagttttacaaacTTTGTTCGACGGATAACGATCCTAGGCACAGTCGCGATAGTTCCGTTGGTTCCCGATATTGTCCATGGGATGATGTTGCTTCGCGTAGACATAGGCGTGAGGTCTCGTCCATTAGGCCCACCTTTAAACACTGCACGCCTGCTCTCGTTCACGACGGTATTTCCTGCGTGCCATGGCGCATAGCCAACGCGTACCTACATTCATTGGCGTTCACCGTGGCCCCAAACACGGCTTCCACTATCACCGTGCccttgaagagtttgaaagGTACCCGACAAGGCTGGCTcactacgggtgacaaatggcctgggtattggtggtatttgactgTCAATCCAGACATTTCGGACTGGAGCGCCTTCATCACCTCGCAGGTACCAGGTTACTGGCCTCCTGGCTCCAGTGAagaagctgtgttttttgctaaacGTATCACTTTGAAGAACCAAGGCTCAAGCCTTCTTTTGACCGTTACACTCCCTGATGACACGGTTCGGCCCCCTCACGCTACCCTGCtcaatacttcctgttggggttttcagttgtgggcttggtcctctgggaagGATCCTCAGTTTCCTATTGTCCTTTGCGTTAACAAAACTATGCGGGGCGCTGACAGTCCCGTGTTGAGCGACTTTTCCAAAACATCTGGGGCAGTGATTACGAGCGTGGCCCTCACCGATGTAGacagtcactttgtggcctccacaggtatgagtggccagactaacaattggctcctcatggccgagcaagctgctaatgtgactaacaccagttgcgttgtgtgtatgggcCCACGGCCCCTCTTGAGAATCATTCCCGCGAGTGTGGCTCCTGAGTGTgcgatttttgtgatgtctaccccttccattccgtctgctcatccttgctccagttgggacaaggtctatcccgtttcctccttggcaaagtccaaaccccttttttccactgatgttgctaaaggtaatttcacgtgcatcaagttgcccggtaccggcgcaagcctaggcgttttgtcagctcctttgtgcacttccctgttctatggcgctgcctttttctcacccatcgctcgtagtgatatttggttttggtgcaacactgacaaactttatgatagtctcccttttaatagctctggtacttgcgctttggtgacccttttgcttcccgttttATTAATGCCCGCATCTACTCATGAGCTAGacgtttttattgattcttttgtgccccgaccctggtcgagggctaagcggagtgccgagtggcaaggcgcggcggatccgacctatatagatgccattggagttcccagaggagtgccggatgagtataagctggtgaaccagatagcagctggtttcgaatcctccatttgttggtggtgcacccttaacaaaaatgttgacaggatcaattacatccactacaacgtgcagaggcttggaaattggaccgaggcgggcttcagagcggtccactcccagctggccgcgacttccctcatggctttccagaaccggatggcccttgacatgctactcgctaaggagggcggtgtctgcgccatgttcggtgagcaatgctgcacttttatcccaaataacactgcagccggcggaagcctgtccctggcccttgagggtttgaggaccttgaatgggaagatgaaggaccacagtggtgtgaacacggaggtttggaacagctggctgaatgtgttcggcaagtaccgcaccctggtttcctcggtcctagtctcccttgccgttttttctgctgttttgaccttgtgtggatgttgttgcattccgtgtctccggtccctaattaataaattgattacgACCGCTATCTCTCCGCCGGCTGacgcttttccgttgctccctgaggacgactttgagctcccacGGCCCCCGAGTTGTCATCTTCGCATTGACTCCATTGATGAggcccccgctgtggacctgtccgacctttttcctgagtccgacgttgtctga
- the LOC133155040 gene encoding uncharacterized protein LOC133155040 isoform X3 — MPLEQCLAKVRDGCKPWEAFIWIFVIFGFTVVGTVCYMRIGPVFIKHTAPDSSPGVSTVPDLPVVSAVSDSPDVFTISDYEFYKLCSTDNDPRHSRDSSVGSRYCPWDDVASRRHRREVSSIRPTFKHCTPALVHDGISCVPWRIANAYLHSLAFTVAPNTASTITVPLKSLKGTRQGWLTTGDKWPGYWWYLTVNPDISDWSAFITSQVPGYWPPGSSEEAVFFAKRITLKNQGSSLLLTVTLPDDTVRPPHATLLNTSCWGFQLWAWSSGKDPQFPIVLCVNKTMRGADSPVLSDFSKTSGAVITSVALTDVDSHFVASTGMSGQTNNWLLMAEQAANVTNTSCVVCMGPRPLLRIIPASVAPECAIFVMSTPSIPSAHPCSSWDKVYPVSSLAKSKPLFSTDVAKGNFTCIKLPGTGASLGVLSAPLCTSLFYGAAFFSPIARSDIWFWCNTDKLYDSLPFNSSGTCALVTLLLPVLLMPASTHELDVFIDSFVPRPWSRAKRSAEWQGAADPTYIDAIGVPRGVPDEYKLVNQIAAGFESSICWWCTLNKNVDRINYIHYNVQRLGNWTEAGFRAVHSQLAATSLMAFQNRMALDMLLAKEGGVCAMFGRL, encoded by the exons atgccgttggaacaatgtcttgcgaaggtgcgggatggttgcaaaccttgggaagcattcatttggatttttgtcatttttggtttCACTGTAGTTGGGACAGTGTGCTATATGCGCATCGGCCCTGTTTTTATAAAACACACGGCTCCAGACAGTTCACCTGGAGTTTCCACTGTTCCTGATTTACCTGTAGTTTCCGCTGTTTCTGATTCACCTGATGTTTTTACTATTTctgattatgagttttacaaacTTTGTTCGACGGATAACGATCCTAGGCACAGTCGCGATAGTTCCGTTGGTTCCCGATATTGTCCATGGGATGATGTTGCTTCGCGTAGACATAGGCGTGAGGTCTCGTCCATTAGGCCCACCTTTAAACACTGCACGCCTGCTCTCGTTCACGACGGTATTTCCTGCGTGCCATGGCGCATAGCCAACGCGTACCTACATTCATTGGCGTTCACCGTGGCCCCAAACACGGCTTCCACTATCACCGTGCccttgaagagtttgaaagGTACCCGACAAGGCTGGCTcactacgggtgacaaatggcctgggtattggtggtatttgactgTCAATCCAGACATTTCGGACTGGAGCGCCTTCATCACCTCGCAGGTACCAGGTTACTGGCCTCCTGGCTCCAGTGAagaagctgtgttttttgctaaacGTATCACTTTGAAGAACCAAGGCTCAAGCCTTCTTTTGACCGTTACACTCCCTGATGACACGGTTCGGCCCCCTCACGCTACCCTGCtcaatacttcctgttggggttttcagttgtgggcttggtcctctgggaagGATCCTCAGTTTCCTATTGTCCTTTGCGTTAACAAAACTATGCGGGGCGCTGACAGTCCCGTGTTGAGCGACTTTTCCAAAACATCTGGGGCAGTGATTACGAGCGTGGCCCTCACCGATGTAGacagtcactttgtggcctccacaggtatgagtggccagactaacaattggctcctcatggccgagcaagctgctaatgtgactaacaccagttgcgttgtgtgtatgggcCCACGGCCCCTCTTGAGAATCATTCCCGCGAGTGTGGCTCCTGAGTGTgcgatttttgtgatgtctaccccttccattccgtctgctcatccttgctccagttgggacaaggtctatcccgtttcctccttggcaaagtccaaaccccttttttccactgatgttgctaaaggtaatttcacgtgcatcaagttgcccggtaccggcgcaagcctaggcgttttgtcagctcctttgtgcacttccctgttctatggcgctgcctttttctcacccatcgctcgtagtgatatttggttttggtgcaacactgacaaactttatgatagtctcccttttaatagctctggtacttgcgctttggtgacccttttgcttcccgttttATTAATGCCCGCATCTACTCATGAGCTAGacgtttttattgattcttttgtgccccgaccctggtcgagggctaagcggagtgccgagtggcaaggcgcggcggatccgacctatatagatgccattggagttcccagaggagtgccggatgagtataagctggtgaaccagatagcagctggtttcgaatcctccatttgttggtggtgcacccttaacaaaaatgttgacaggatcaattacatccactacaacgtgcagaggcttggaaattggaccgaggcgggcttcagagcggtccactcccagctggccgcgacttccctcatggctttccagaaccggatggcccttgacatgctactcgctaaggagggcggtgtctgcgccatgttcg gacgactttga